A DNA window from Haloactinospora alba contains the following coding sequences:
- a CDS encoding MerR family transcriptional regulator: MSIPEIWSSPLRPGDVAEVFGVTTSTVNAWVREGRLSPVLVTPGGHRRFAPGQVQDLMAAMNHQEEGGDQP; the protein is encoded by the coding sequence GTGAGTATCCCCGAGATCTGGTCCTCTCCGTTGCGTCCGGGTGATGTGGCCGAGGTGTTCGGTGTGACCACCTCCACGGTCAACGCCTGGGTGCGCGAGGGCCGCTTGTCTCCGGTCCTGGTCACTCCGGGTGGGCACCGCCGGTTCGCGCCCGGCCAGGTCCAGGACCTTATGGCCGCCATGAACCATCAGGAGGAGGGGGGTGACCAGCCGTGA
- a CDS encoding heavy metal translocating P-type ATPase, translating to MGVNRPAKENAVNSHANPSQHHNSHTDHTEHNSHGGHGDHNGHENHSGHEDHAAMFRARFWWSAALAIPVVLTSHMVAGWLGYTVPSPLAWVPPVLGTVVFAYGGWPFLSGAASELRSRLPGMMTLVALAITVAFLASMLSTLGYAPADLDFWWELVLLVAIMLLGHWVEMRALGQASGALESLAELLPDTAERVAEDGTVTEVSVSDLGVGDTVLVRSGGRVPADATVRSGAAAMDESMLTGESATVDRGSGDHVTAGTVATDSSLRLRVEAVGEDTTLAGIQRLVSEAQQSRSRAQALADRAAAALFWLALLAGDVTSVVWTALGSTTLAVERTVTVLVIACPHALGLAIPLVTAISTTMAARNGILVKDRLSLERMRATGTVLFDKTGTLTTGTPGLTDVAATAGQDEDRLLALAAAAEADSEHPLARAILDAARQRGEVPQASGFTSLTGRGVRAETDGTVVHVGGPALLEELGVSEPSALAERTRDWREHGSTVLHVLTDGHVAGALALADESRPESHEAVRALHERGVRVAMVTGDARNVADTVATRLGIDEVFAEVLPDQKDRTVAELQRRGQRVAMVGDGVNDAPALARADVGIAIGAGTDVAIESAGVVLASDDPRGVVSVRTLSAAGYRKMRQNLAWAAGYNVVAVPLAAGVLAPVGFVLPPAVGAIVMSLSTIVVALNAQLLRRVRLTPGE from the coding sequence ATGGGGGTGAACAGACCCGCGAAGGAGAACGCCGTGAACTCCCACGCCAACCCGTCCCAGCACCACAACAGCCACACCGACCACACGGAACACAACAGCCACGGTGGGCATGGCGATCACAACGGCCACGAAAACCACAGTGGCCACGAAGACCACGCGGCGATGTTCCGCGCGCGGTTCTGGTGGTCGGCGGCCCTGGCCATCCCGGTCGTGCTCACCAGCCACATGGTCGCGGGGTGGCTGGGCTACACCGTCCCCTCCCCGCTAGCCTGGGTTCCGCCGGTCCTGGGCACCGTCGTGTTCGCCTACGGCGGCTGGCCGTTCCTCAGCGGCGCCGCCAGCGAGCTCCGGTCCCGACTGCCCGGCATGATGACCCTGGTGGCGCTCGCCATCACGGTCGCCTTCCTCGCCAGCATGCTGAGCACGCTGGGCTACGCCCCGGCCGACCTCGACTTCTGGTGGGAGCTCGTCCTGCTGGTGGCGATCATGCTGCTGGGCCACTGGGTGGAGATGCGCGCTCTCGGCCAGGCTTCCGGGGCGCTGGAGAGCCTCGCCGAACTCCTCCCCGACACCGCCGAACGCGTCGCCGAGGACGGCACCGTCACCGAGGTGTCCGTGTCCGACCTGGGGGTCGGTGACACGGTCCTCGTCCGCTCCGGCGGGCGCGTCCCCGCCGACGCCACCGTCCGCTCCGGCGCGGCCGCCATGGACGAGTCGATGCTCACCGGCGAGTCGGCCACGGTGGACCGCGGCAGCGGCGACCACGTCACCGCCGGCACCGTCGCCACCGACTCCTCCCTACGGCTGCGTGTGGAGGCGGTCGGTGAGGACACCACCCTCGCCGGCATCCAGCGCCTCGTCAGCGAAGCCCAGCAGTCGCGCTCCCGCGCCCAGGCGCTCGCCGACCGCGCCGCCGCGGCCCTGTTCTGGCTCGCCCTGCTCGCCGGCGACGTCACGTCCGTCGTGTGGACCGCCCTCGGCAGCACCACACTGGCCGTGGAGCGCACCGTCACGGTGCTGGTGATCGCCTGCCCGCACGCGCTGGGACTGGCCATCCCGCTGGTGACCGCGATCTCCACCACCATGGCCGCCAGGAACGGCATCCTGGTCAAGGACCGGCTGTCCCTGGAACGCATGCGCGCGACCGGAACCGTGCTGTTCGACAAGACCGGAACCCTCACCACCGGCACACCGGGCCTGACCGATGTCGCCGCCACCGCCGGCCAGGACGAGGACCGGCTGCTCGCGCTCGCCGCCGCGGCCGAGGCCGACTCGGAGCACCCGCTGGCGCGCGCCATCCTCGACGCCGCCCGCCAGCGGGGTGAGGTACCCCAGGCCTCGGGCTTCACCTCCCTGACCGGTCGCGGGGTGCGCGCCGAGACCGACGGGACGGTGGTACACGTCGGCGGACCGGCGCTGCTCGAGGAGCTCGGCGTGTCCGAACCCTCCGCACTGGCGGAACGCACCCGGGACTGGCGCGAGCACGGGTCCACCGTGCTGCACGTCCTCACCGACGGCCACGTCGCGGGAGCGCTGGCGCTGGCCGACGAGAGCCGCCCGGAGTCGCACGAGGCCGTGCGCGCCCTGCACGAGCGCGGCGTGCGGGTCGCCATGGTCACCGGCGACGCCCGCAACGTGGCCGACACGGTAGCCACCCGCCTGGGTATCGACGAGGTCTTCGCCGAGGTGCTGCCCGACCAGAAGGACCGCACCGTCGCCGAACTGCAGCGGCGCGGCCAGCGGGTCGCCATGGTCGGCGACGGCGTAAACGACGCCCCGGCCCTGGCGCGCGCGGACGTCGGGATCGCCATCGGCGCCGGGACGGACGTCGCCATCGAGTCGGCGGGGGTGGTGCTCGCCTCCGACGATCCGCGGGGGGTGGTCTCGGTGCGGACCCTGTCCGCGGCCGGGTACCGCAAGATGCGCCAGAACCTGGCGTGGGCCGCCGGCTACAACGTGGTGGCGGTGCCGCTGGCCGCGGGGGTGCTCGCGCCGGTGGGGTTCGTGCTGCCTCCGGCGGTGGGCGCGATCGTGATGAGCCTGTCCACGATCGTGGTGGCGCTCAACGCCCAGCTGCTGCGGAGGGTGCGGCTGACCCCCGGCGAGTGA
- a CDS encoding helix-turn-helix domain-containing protein, which produces MVVGSPTVRRRRLARKLRELRESANLTSDQATKKAGFSRGKLTRMERNEWVLPDPEDIAKLLDVYEVTDPEVREAYMALARQSRQKGWWVGYKDVLGSGAYVGLETEATTIRTVETLLIPGLLQTESYARAVIRGHGVTDEDTIVRRVEARMLRKQILARPDAPKFWAVVDEAALLKVTPDLADQLQHLLDVQRPSLRIQVLPNQLGPHAVMPGGFTILDFADDPSVVYLESSGLNTLFLEEEDDITQHELLYDYAQSAALSVDDSRDFIQGVLDSLT; this is translated from the coding sequence GTGGTCGTTGGCAGCCCGACTGTCAGACGTAGGCGCCTGGCGAGGAAGCTCCGTGAGTTGCGCGAATCGGCGAACCTGACCTCGGATCAAGCCACGAAGAAAGCAGGGTTCTCGCGCGGCAAGCTCACGCGCATGGAACGCAACGAGTGGGTGCTGCCTGATCCTGAGGACATAGCAAAGCTACTCGACGTCTACGAGGTCACTGACCCTGAGGTGCGAGAGGCGTACATGGCCCTGGCTCGGCAGTCTCGCCAGAAGGGGTGGTGGGTCGGCTACAAGGATGTTCTCGGCAGCGGCGCATATGTCGGCCTGGAGACTGAGGCGACGACCATCCGCACCGTGGAGACCTTGTTGATTCCAGGGCTGCTGCAGACTGAGTCTTATGCTCGTGCTGTCATTCGTGGTCACGGCGTCACCGATGAGGACACCATCGTTCGCCGCGTCGAAGCTCGGATGTTGCGTAAGCAGATCCTCGCCCGGCCGGATGCTCCGAAGTTTTGGGCGGTCGTCGACGAAGCAGCGCTGTTGAAGGTTACGCCTGACCTCGCAGACCAGCTGCAGCACCTGTTGGACGTTCAACGGCCAAGTCTGCGTATCCAGGTACTCCCGAACCAGCTAGGGCCGCATGCAGTCATGCCCGGCGGTTTCACCATCCTGGACTTTGCAGACGACCCGAGCGTGGTCTACCTGGAGAGCAGCGGCCTGAACACGTTGTTCTTGGAGGAGGAAGACGACATAACGCAACACGAGTTGCTGTATGACTACGCCCAATCAGCGGCACTCTCCGTGGATGACTCACGTGACTTTATCCAGGGAGTGCTGGACTCTCTGACCTAA
- a CDS encoding pentapeptide repeat-containing protein: MTAPKPPRPPRRRGVTLNGADTDRLRVESEKTCRDLRIARANITAGSYAFVDLGTCDLRYVRAGGTEWERCTFGDLRVEQCDLSNLELSDSGLLRSRIDESRATGMAAAGSLVTDVDVRNCSMDLSKWRFSRFQRVAFDNCRLVESDWTSAELGDVTFTDCDLSGSRFSQCTMNRVHFSGCALEGITGLTDLSGSSMEPADALSLYREFAAALGITVQENPERG, encoded by the coding sequence GTGACTGCCCCGAAACCTCCCAGACCACCGCGCCGCAGGGGCGTCACGCTGAACGGCGCGGACACCGACCGGCTCCGGGTGGAGTCGGAGAAGACATGCCGCGACCTCCGGATCGCGCGCGCCAACATCACCGCCGGGTCCTACGCGTTCGTGGACCTCGGCACCTGCGACCTCCGCTACGTGCGCGCGGGCGGCACGGAGTGGGAACGCTGCACGTTCGGCGACCTGCGCGTCGAGCAGTGCGACCTGTCCAACCTGGAATTGTCCGACAGCGGCCTGCTGAGGTCCCGCATCGACGAGAGCAGGGCCACCGGGATGGCCGCCGCGGGGAGCCTGGTTACCGACGTGGACGTCCGCAACTGTTCCATGGACCTGAGCAAGTGGCGGTTCTCCCGGTTCCAGCGGGTGGCCTTCGACAACTGCCGACTGGTCGAGAGCGACTGGACATCGGCCGAGCTGGGAGACGTCACCTTCACGGACTGCGACCTCAGCGGTTCCCGGTTCAGCCAGTGCACCATGAACCGTGTCCACTTCTCCGGATGCGCGTTGGAAGGCATCACGGGATTGACGGACCTGTCCGGATCCTCCATGGAGCCGGCCGACGCGCTCTCGCTCTACCGGGAGTTCGCCGCCGCTCTCGGCATCACCGTCCAGGAGAACCCGGAGCGCGGCTGA
- a CDS encoding lipase family protein, which produces MTAPTFDHTTTRHTGKHAHCMALAAQLAYKDEDEVHRQTGEWGFDEARFFRVEHEQQLPLDDTQAYVAASEDMVVLAFRGTEPAEIRDWLSDANAPMVPDESGTGNVHMGFHQALDAVFPRVLDALAELHTDEKSLWVTGHSLGGALAMLAAARLCFDEPGILADGLYTFGQPRTCDAALADAFDEEFQGRSFRFVNNNDIVPQVPPDPPYRHVAEQRYIDSRGRVREEETSLLGGVTDSVRGHTADPLSPGADALRDHPMARYVSALENDAA; this is translated from the coding sequence ATGACAGCACCGACGTTCGACCACACCACCACGCGCCACACGGGCAAGCACGCCCACTGCATGGCACTGGCCGCCCAGCTCGCCTACAAGGACGAGGACGAGGTCCACCGGCAGACGGGGGAATGGGGCTTCGACGAGGCGCGGTTCTTCCGGGTGGAACACGAGCAGCAGCTCCCGTTGGACGACACCCAGGCCTATGTCGCGGCCAGCGAGGACATGGTCGTGCTCGCCTTCCGCGGGACCGAACCCGCCGAGATCCGCGACTGGCTGTCGGACGCCAACGCGCCGATGGTGCCCGACGAGTCCGGAACGGGGAACGTGCACATGGGGTTCCACCAGGCGTTGGACGCCGTGTTCCCCCGGGTCCTGGACGCGCTCGCGGAGCTGCACACCGACGAGAAGTCGCTGTGGGTCACCGGACACAGCCTGGGCGGGGCACTGGCGATGCTGGCGGCGGCGCGGCTGTGCTTCGACGAACCGGGGATCCTCGCGGACGGGCTGTACACGTTCGGCCAACCGCGCACGTGCGACGCGGCGCTGGCCGACGCGTTCGACGAGGAGTTCCAGGGGCGCAGCTTCCGGTTCGTCAACAACAACGACATCGTCCCCCAGGTGCCGCCGGACCCGCCGTACCGCCACGTGGCCGAACAGCGCTACATCGACTCCCGGGGAAGGGTCCGCGAGGAGGAGACGTCGCTGCTGGGCGGGGTGACCGACAGCGTCCGGGGCCACACCGCCGACCCACTATCCCCGGGCGCGGACGCGCTGCGTGACCACCCGATGGCGCGCTACGTCTCCGCGCTGGAGAACGATGCGGCCTGA
- a CDS encoding protein-L-isoaspartate O-methyltransferase family protein: MGEQTPANPERLAELTDDEQWKQALRDVPREWFVPGRAWTMRDGLIDRSTDPDTWHRAVYSDDAVVTQIDDGNTELTNESPWQHVHNWTSSCSAPDVMLDFLDLLDPYPGDRVLEVGTGTGWTAGLLSARLGGDNVTSVEVDERVADHARANLERAGLSPRLVVGDGQKGHPEGAPFDRVHVTCGVREVPYAWVEQTRPGGVIVLPWMPMPGGDGHKATLVVTGDEATGRFRGGAAYMLLRSQRPAYPPIDGTQRASRGRVDPRRVARGGRGLDVALAGLLPEVSVNGFDFDDGSHRMVLRHVPSDSHALVVRPPEGGSAEVEQCGPRDLWNELEAAYLTWVAWGEPGRDRFGLTVDVMGQHVWLDSPENRIAEVE; the protein is encoded by the coding sequence ATGGGTGAACAGACCCCAGCCAACCCGGAACGGTTGGCCGAACTCACCGACGACGAACAATGGAAGCAGGCGCTGCGGGACGTTCCGCGCGAGTGGTTCGTGCCCGGGCGGGCGTGGACCATGCGGGACGGGCTGATCGACCGCAGTACCGACCCGGATACGTGGCACCGGGCGGTGTACTCCGATGACGCGGTCGTGACCCAGATCGACGACGGAAACACGGAACTCACCAACGAGTCCCCGTGGCAACACGTGCACAACTGGACGAGTTCGTGTTCGGCTCCTGATGTCATGCTCGATTTCCTCGACCTGCTCGATCCTTATCCCGGCGATCGGGTGCTGGAGGTCGGCACCGGCACCGGCTGGACGGCCGGGTTATTGTCGGCGCGGCTCGGTGGCGACAACGTCACCTCGGTCGAGGTCGACGAGCGGGTAGCCGACCACGCGCGGGCGAACCTGGAACGGGCGGGATTGTCTCCGCGCCTGGTGGTCGGCGACGGCCAGAAGGGGCACCCGGAGGGCGCCCCGTTCGACCGGGTGCACGTCACCTGCGGGGTACGCGAGGTCCCGTATGCGTGGGTGGAGCAGACGCGTCCCGGCGGAGTCATCGTGCTGCCGTGGATGCCGATGCCGGGCGGAGACGGGCACAAGGCCACACTCGTCGTCACCGGCGACGAGGCGACAGGCCGGTTCCGCGGCGGGGCTGCCTACATGCTGCTGCGCTCCCAGCGACCGGCCTACCCCCCGATCGACGGAACCCAGCGCGCGTCTCGGGGACGCGTGGACCCTCGGCGTGTCGCCCGGGGCGGACGCGGACTCGACGTCGCGCTTGCCGGCCTGCTCCCGGAGGTGTCCGTGAACGGGTTCGACTTCGACGACGGGTCGCACCGTATGGTCCTAAGGCACGTTCCCAGCGACTCCCATGCTCTCGTGGTGCGTCCACCCGAAGGCGGCAGCGCTGAGGTGGAGCAGTGCGGGCCGCGTGATCTGTGGAACGAGCTGGAAGCGGCCTACCTGACGTGGGTGGCGTGGGGAGAGCCGGGCCGGGACCGGTTCGGACTCACCGTCGATGTCATGGGACAACACGTGTGGCTGGATTCCCCCGAGAACCGGATAGCGGAGGTGGAGTAA
- a CDS encoding DUF397 domain-containing protein, whose translation MFDTSHLAFHKSSYSSATQENCVEVAEGPVTAVRDTQNRDAGHLSFSATEWKAFLEGVRSGRL comes from the coding sequence ATGTTCGATACTTCCCATCTGGCCTTCCACAAGAGTTCTTACAGCTCCGCAACGCAAGAGAACTGCGTCGAGGTCGCCGAGGGGCCGGTGACCGCAGTCCGCGACACACAGAACCGGGACGCCGGTCACCTGTCGTTCTCCGCCACGGAGTGGAAGGCGTTCCTCGAGGGGGTCCGGTCCGGCCGCCTGTAA
- a CDS encoding MmcQ/YjbR family DNA-binding protein: MTPQQFIDAALRFPESVETEPYGPGVLVYKVANKSFALLAGGSDGRSAWATLKCDPDLAVELREQYPGVVTPGYHTNKRHWNTILMDGTVPDRELREMLDHSYRRVVAGLRSDDRDRLREALDGGGPPLPESR, from the coding sequence ATGACGCCACAGCAGTTCATCGACGCTGCGCTCCGGTTCCCCGAGTCGGTGGAGACGGAACCGTACGGTCCCGGTGTCCTCGTCTACAAGGTCGCGAACAAGTCCTTCGCCCTCCTGGCCGGCGGCAGCGACGGACGTTCCGCCTGGGCCACCCTCAAGTGCGACCCCGACCTGGCTGTGGAGCTCCGCGAGCAGTACCCCGGCGTGGTCACCCCCGGGTACCACACGAACAAGCGCCACTGGAACACGATCCTGATGGACGGGACGGTTCCCGACCGGGAACTACGGGAGATGCTGGACCACTCGTACCGGCGGGTCGTCGCCGGGCTGCGCAGCGACGACCGGGACCGGCTGCGGGAAGCGCTCGACGGCGGAGGGCCTCCCCTCCCCGAGTCCCGGTAG
- a CDS encoding amidohydrolase, with amino-acid sequence MLTDRTPDLVLVAERIHTLEPSETGARALAVRDGRIAAVGDERDVRHWRGPGTEVLDLGPAVLTPGLVDGHMHPVKGLDLTAGVDLSHVTTLDQLVAELREHGRGRERGAWVQGWGLDPNAFGGHPLTHAPLVRALGEDTPALVTMFDGHSALASPRALELAGVDGPRRFAQRAEVVCDDDGRPTGHLLELPAYELVQRVLPPELPSTRRSRLSAILERMAASGLTAGNVMDFDGDSGELVSALEEEGELPLRLRFAPMCMPGADAADLDRIVEQQRLRGRRWSVDGVKFMIDGTVDGGTAWLDEPDVHGESTRSFWPDPDEYTRALRHLSERGVPTATHAIGDAGVRHVLDAIAGVAADPPRVPHRVEHLETLPSELVPRFRALDVTASMQPAHCAHYTRADHTDNWSHRLGPRRAGRAFRCRDLRDTGARLALGSDWPIASFDPRATMADAQLRRPALDPESSPVRPEQALSARMALEGYTIHAATAAGTGDTSGTIAPGKRADLTAFTVDPLRASPDELAQAPIALTVVAGRVAHRGGGSGR; translated from the coding sequence CCCTCGCCGTGCGCGACGGCCGTATCGCTGCCGTCGGTGACGAGCGCGACGTCCGCCACTGGCGCGGCCCGGGAACCGAGGTGCTCGACCTGGGGCCGGCGGTCCTCACCCCGGGGCTGGTCGACGGGCACATGCACCCCGTCAAGGGGCTGGACCTGACAGCCGGCGTGGACCTGTCGCACGTGACCACGCTCGACCAGCTCGTCGCCGAGCTGCGGGAACACGGCCGCGGCCGGGAACGCGGCGCGTGGGTACAGGGGTGGGGGCTGGACCCGAACGCCTTCGGCGGGCACCCCCTCACCCACGCACCGCTGGTGCGGGCACTCGGGGAGGACACCCCGGCGCTCGTGACGATGTTCGACGGCCACTCCGCCCTGGCGAGCCCCAGAGCGCTGGAACTGGCGGGCGTCGACGGCCCCCGGCGTTTCGCCCAGCGGGCCGAGGTGGTGTGCGACGACGACGGACGCCCCACCGGGCACCTGCTGGAACTGCCCGCCTACGAGCTCGTGCAGCGGGTTCTGCCGCCGGAGCTGCCCTCCACCCGCCGCTCCCGGCTGTCGGCGATCCTGGAACGGATGGCGGCCAGCGGCCTCACCGCCGGGAACGTCATGGACTTCGACGGGGACAGCGGCGAGCTGGTGTCCGCCTTGGAGGAGGAGGGCGAGCTGCCGCTGCGTCTGCGGTTCGCGCCGATGTGCATGCCGGGAGCGGACGCCGCCGACCTGGACCGCATCGTCGAACAGCAGCGGCTCCGCGGCCGCCGCTGGAGCGTGGACGGGGTGAAGTTCATGATCGACGGCACGGTCGACGGCGGGACCGCCTGGCTCGACGAACCCGACGTCCACGGCGAGTCGACCCGCTCCTTCTGGCCCGATCCGGACGAGTACACACGCGCGCTGCGCCACCTGAGCGAGCGGGGCGTACCGACGGCGACCCACGCCATCGGCGACGCCGGTGTGCGCCACGTGCTGGACGCCATAGCCGGGGTCGCCGCCGACCCGCCGCGTGTGCCTCACCGGGTGGAGCACCTGGAGACGCTTCCCTCCGAGCTGGTGCCGCGCTTCCGCGCCCTGGACGTGACCGCCAGCATGCAACCGGCGCACTGCGCGCACTACACGCGCGCCGACCACACCGACAACTGGTCCCACCGCCTGGGACCCCGCCGCGCCGGCCGCGCCTTCCGGTGCCGGGACCTGCGGGACACCGGCGCTCGGCTCGCGCTCGGCTCGGACTGGCCCATCGCCTCCTTCGACCCGCGCGCCACCATGGCCGACGCCCAGCTGCGCCGCCCCGCCCTGGATCCCGAGAGCTCCCCGGTGCGTCCGGAGCAGGCGCTGAGCGCGAGGATGGCCCTGGAGGGCTACACCATCCACGCCGCCACCGCCGCCGGAACCGGCGACACCAGCGGCACGATCGCGCCCGGGAAGCGGGCGGACCTCACCGCGTTCACCGTGGACCCGCTGCGCGCCTCCCCGGACGAGCTCGCCCAGGCGCCCATAGCGCTGACCGTCGTCGCGGGGCGGGTGGCCCACCGCGGAGGCGGGAGCGGCCGGTAA
- a CDS encoding condensation domain-containing protein — MLQIPVSELDIEPGHVLEVRLRSTRADASEPGTAQQHRGASFNQDKHLTAAIDSRRDNDPIASWVAATFDLPGPLDRAALESSLLYLARRHEVLRCEFRQLAGDVSCAALEPDEMAVDHRDIGHIGTSEELRNHIFGFFVNGVDTLSWPLIVMGAVQRDTYTTVFVAYDHLVSDGLSGPIVVHDMTAAYTAYAAGREPELPPAGSYVEFGEAQRHQYAALEADDPRLDYWRGFKERNGGFFPAFPLDLGVEPDTLYPTANETDKLLDHEEAEALDMHCRVAGGRISLAVLAGIAIAQRRAGGPDVYRGLVPISERGRGSWQYSMGWFVNTVPIELSVSADKNFVEVIKNADEAFRDMLANSEVPFVKAWHLLAPELADLRAWPYAVNFFSYIDFRKALGGELLPEWNAKTHVWASHSNGICYWFHRNTDGLYANAIFVDTPQAHETKATLRELLTDTMGRMARHGEL, encoded by the coding sequence ATGCTGCAAATTCCGGTCAGCGAGTTGGACATCGAGCCGGGACACGTCCTGGAAGTGCGGCTGAGGTCCACGAGAGCTGACGCGTCGGAGCCAGGGACGGCACAACAGCACCGGGGAGCCTCGTTCAACCAGGACAAGCACCTCACCGCGGCGATCGACTCCCGCCGGGACAACGACCCGATAGCGTCCTGGGTGGCCGCCACGTTCGATCTGCCCGGCCCGCTCGACCGCGCCGCGCTGGAGTCGTCCCTGCTGTACCTCGCGCGCAGGCACGAGGTGCTGCGCTGCGAGTTCCGCCAGCTCGCCGGGGACGTCAGCTGCGCCGCGCTGGAACCCGACGAGATGGCCGTGGACCACCGCGACATCGGCCACATCGGTACCAGCGAGGAGCTCCGCAACCACATCTTCGGGTTCTTCGTGAACGGCGTCGACACGCTCAGCTGGCCGCTGATCGTCATGGGCGCCGTGCAGCGGGACACCTACACCACCGTGTTCGTCGCCTACGACCACCTCGTGTCCGACGGCCTCTCCGGACCGATCGTCGTGCACGACATGACCGCCGCCTACACGGCCTACGCCGCGGGGCGCGAACCGGAGCTGCCACCGGCGGGCAGCTACGTCGAGTTCGGGGAAGCGCAGCGCCACCAGTACGCGGCCCTGGAGGCCGACGATCCCCGGCTGGACTACTGGCGCGGGTTCAAGGAACGCAACGGCGGGTTCTTCCCCGCCTTCCCCCTGGACCTGGGGGTGGAACCCGACACGCTGTACCCCACCGCCAACGAGACCGACAAGCTGCTGGACCACGAGGAGGCCGAGGCGCTGGACATGCACTGCCGCGTGGCCGGCGGCCGGATCTCCCTGGCCGTACTCGCCGGTATCGCCATCGCGCAGCGCAGAGCCGGCGGCCCGGACGTGTACCGCGGGTTGGTGCCGATCAGCGAACGCGGCCGGGGCAGCTGGCAGTACTCGATGGGCTGGTTCGTGAACACGGTGCCGATCGAGCTCTCGGTGTCGGCCGACAAGAACTTCGTGGAGGTCATCAAGAACGCGGACGAGGCCTTCCGGGACATGCTCGCCAACTCCGAGGTGCCGTTCGTCAAGGCGTGGCACCTGTTGGCACCGGAGCTGGCCGATCTCCGCGCGTGGCCGTACGCGGTGAACTTCTTCTCCTACATCGACTTCCGGAAGGCCCTGGGAGGCGAGCTGCTACCGGAGTGGAACGCGAAGACGCACGTATGGGCCTCGCACAGCAACGGCATCTGCTACTGGTTCCACCGCAACACCGACGGCCTCTACGCCAACGCGATCTTCGTCGACACTCCGCAGGCGCACGAGACGAAAGCCACGCTGCGCGAACTGCTCACCGACACGATGGGCCGGATGGCGCGGCACGGGGAGCTCTGA
- a CDS encoding TetR/AcrR family transcriptional regulator C-terminal domain-containing protein → MPRPSRPRLSRDGICATALGLVDETGHFTVNGVAARLGVRPSSIYNHVSGREEIVEGLRGMLVPPRSALPSEEVPWEEAVAEWARQYRNALSEHPRVIPVLVSQTVTDPATIALYERVARVLERAGFAGEELVTAVTVLDSFILGAALDATAPIELWAAGTREDSALARAAAATSSRGRERADRTFERGLRGIITSLRDGRAAAGDP, encoded by the coding sequence GTGCCGCGACCCTCCCGTCCCCGCCTGTCCCGCGACGGCATCTGCGCGACGGCGCTCGGCCTCGTCGACGAGACCGGCCACTTCACCGTCAACGGGGTCGCCGCGCGGTTGGGGGTGCGCCCCTCGTCGATCTACAACCACGTCTCGGGGCGGGAGGAGATCGTCGAGGGCCTCCGGGGGATGCTGGTCCCACCGCGCTCCGCTCTCCCCTCCGAGGAGGTGCCGTGGGAGGAGGCGGTGGCGGAGTGGGCCCGCCAGTACCGGAACGCCCTCTCCGAGCACCCCCGGGTGATCCCGGTCCTGGTCTCCCAGACCGTGACCGATCCGGCGACCATCGCGCTGTACGAGAGAGTGGCCCGCGTCCTGGAACGGGCCGGCTTCGCCGGGGAGGAGCTGGTGACCGCCGTGACGGTCCTGGACAGCTTCATCCTCGGCGCGGCGCTGGACGCCACCGCCCCCATCGAGCTCTGGGCCGCCGGAACCCGGGAGGACTCGGCGCTCGCCCGGGCCGCGGCGGCCACGAGCTCCCGTGGGCGCGAGCGGGCGGACAGGACGTTCGAGCGGGGACTGCGCGGGATCATCACGAGCCTGCGGGACGGCCGCGCCGCTGCGGGCGACCCGTGA